A portion of the Hoylesella buccalis ATCC 35310 genome contains these proteins:
- a CDS encoding patatin-like phospholipase family protein, whose amino-acid sequence MRKTLILCMLLFFGLVAQAQPHHTRKKVAVVLSGGGAKGMAHIGALKVIEEAGIPVDIVTGTSMGSIIGGLYCIGYDAHCMDSIVRLQDWSLVLSDKVDVRNLNLNKRKKENTYMLSRDIRLGKNRRTRQGGLIQGKNLSKLFARLAFNYRDSIDFNDLPIPFACVATNIIDNTEYVFHRGSLTEAMRASMSIPGAFTPIRKGDMVLVDGGLRNNYPADIAREMGADIVIGVTVQEPPKTASDFDKGASVIGQIVDINCKNKYDENIAKTDILISTDTKGYGAASFSTAAIDTLIRRGEEAAMKQWPKLEKLRKELGIAPGQKPEHLVKNKVDRQPDKVKIADIVYEDVDEADQRYIAHKFKLNKRDSIQVNLLDQIANTMRADLYYNDADCYITPMENGERLHIASKGQKDAKASLGLRFDTEELVALQANLGLFVRSKAIPMAANFTLRLGKRTMAKADFALYPSSWGKVNVSYQFRHQDINIYSEGTRDFNLIYNQHTVSVVPFDFNIRNFNCRLGGRFDFYHQNSILQDVKRVHWNNELKNLHLISYQGEITYNSENQWYFPTRGAKFEAGYGYYTDNFVGYDDHSGLSIVNAMWRISFPLNNRLTLQPMAYGRLILDDNAPYILQNIIGGDWFHYFSDNQHMPFAGVAFLEQVKDKFVAAQLRLQQRILDNNYVIAKVSGYLSDDKFDDLFDHGPKIGCQAAYYYNSVLGPIGGSIGWSSKTKTPNYYINLGFVF is encoded by the coding sequence ATGAGGAAAACACTAATTCTCTGTATGCTGCTCTTCTTCGGTCTGGTAGCACAGGCCCAGCCCCACCACACCCGCAAGAAGGTGGCTGTGGTGCTGAGTGGCGGCGGAGCCAAAGGCATGGCGCACATCGGGGCCCTGAAAGTGATAGAAGAAGCAGGCATCCCAGTGGACATTGTGACGGGAACATCCATGGGAAGCATCATCGGTGGGCTGTACTGCATAGGCTACGATGCACATTGCATGGACTCTATCGTCAGGCTGCAAGACTGGTCACTCGTGCTGTCGGACAAGGTTGACGTGAGAAACCTCAACCTGAACAAAAGGAAAAAAGAAAATACTTATATGCTGAGCCGTGACATCCGGCTTGGCAAGAACAGGCGCACACGTCAGGGAGGTCTGATACAAGGGAAGAATCTTTCAAAGCTGTTTGCCCGGCTGGCCTTCAACTACCGCGACTCCATTGATTTTAACGACCTGCCCATTCCCTTTGCCTGCGTTGCCACGAACATCATAGACAACACCGAATACGTTTTCCACCGAGGTTCACTCACCGAGGCCATGCGCGCCAGCATGTCCATCCCAGGGGCGTTCACGCCCATCAGGAAGGGCGACATGGTGCTGGTTGACGGCGGACTGCGCAACAACTACCCGGCAGACATCGCCCGAGAAATGGGAGCCGACATCGTGATTGGCGTCACCGTCCAGGAGCCTCCAAAGACGGCAAGCGACTTCGACAAGGGTGCCAGCGTGATTGGACAGATTGTTGACATCAACTGTAAGAATAAGTATGATGAAAACATTGCCAAGACGGATATCCTCATCAGCACCGACACGAAAGGCTATGGTGCGGCCTCATTCTCAACCGCCGCCATCGACACCCTAATCAGGCGAGGCGAGGAAGCGGCCATGAAACAATGGCCAAAGCTGGAGAAATTGAGAAAAGAATTGGGCATCGCACCCGGACAGAAACCCGAACACCTGGTCAAGAACAAGGTAGACAGACAGCCCGACAAGGTGAAAATAGCCGACATAGTGTACGAGGATGTCGACGAAGCTGATCAAAGATACATCGCACACAAGTTCAAGCTGAACAAGCGTGACAGCATACAAGTGAACCTATTAGACCAGATAGCCAACACGATGCGCGCCGACCTGTACTACAACGATGCCGACTGCTACATCACGCCAATGGAAAATGGCGAGCGTCTGCACATCGCCTCCAAGGGACAGAAAGACGCCAAAGCAAGTCTGGGACTGCGGTTTGACACAGAAGAGCTGGTGGCCCTACAGGCCAACCTGGGACTGTTTGTGCGAAGCAAGGCCATTCCCATGGCAGCCAACTTTACCCTGCGATTGGGCAAACGCACCATGGCCAAAGCCGACTTTGCACTGTATCCCAGCTCCTGGGGAAAAGTTAACGTATCCTATCAATTCCGTCATCAGGACATCAACATCTATAGCGAGGGAACAAGAGACTTTAACCTAATCTACAACCAGCACACCGTGAGCGTGGTTCCGTTCGACTTCAATATCCGAAACTTCAACTGTCGCCTGGGCGGACGCTTTGACTTTTACCACCAAAACTCTATACTGCAAGATGTGAAGCGTGTCCATTGGAATAACGAGTTGAAGAACCTACACCTTATCAGTTACCAAGGCGAAATAACCTACAACTCGGAAAATCAGTGGTATTTCCCCACCAGGGGAGCCAAGTTTGAGGCGGGTTACGGTTATTATACCGACAATTTCGTGGGCTACGACGACCATAGCGGATTGAGCATCGTAAACGCCATGTGGCGCATCTCGTTCCCACTGAACAACAGACTCACACTGCAGCCGATGGCATACGGTCGACTGATTCTGGATGACAATGCGCCATACATCTTGCAGAACATCATCGGGGGCGATTGGTTCCACTACTTTTCCGACAACCAACACATGCCGTTTGCCGGCGTGGCCTTCTTGGAACAGGTGAAAGATAAGTTTGTAGCGGCACAACTTAGGCTTCAGCAGCGCATCTTAGACAACAACTATGTCATCGCAAAGGTATCGGGTTATCTGTCAGACGACAAGTTCGATGACCTGTTTGACCATGGTCCAAAGATTGGTTGTCAGGCAGCTTACTACTATAACAGTGTGTTGGGGCCGATTGGAGGCTCGATAGGATGGTCGAGTAAGACCAAGACACCCAATTACTACATCAATCTTGGATTTGTTTTCTAA
- the asnA gene encoding aspartate--ammonia ligase: MSKLIKPSHYHALLDMKQTERGIKQIKDFFQQNLSTELRLRRVTAPLFVLKGLGINDDLNGVERPVSFPIKDLGDAEAEVVHSLAKWKRLTLAEYNIQPGHGIYTDMNAIRADEELDNLHSLYVDQWDWEAVITPEQRTLTFLKNVVERIYAALLRTEYLTCETYPQLKPFLPEQIHFIHSEDLLRQYPDLSPKEREDAICEKYGAVFIIGIGSTLSNGEKHDGRAPDYDDWSTVTDGGQAGLNGDILIWYPVLERSIELSSMGIRVDKESLLRQLRLSGQEERQQLYFHQQLLNDKLPLSIGGGIGQSRLCMVLLQKAHIGEIQASIWPDDMREACNKLDMRLI, encoded by the coding sequence ATGAGCAAATTAATAAAACCGTCCCACTATCATGCTTTATTGGACATGAAGCAGACAGAGCGGGGCATCAAGCAGATAAAAGACTTTTTTCAACAAAACCTTTCCACCGAATTGCGCTTGCGTCGCGTCACCGCCCCCTTGTTCGTTCTCAAGGGACTGGGCATCAACGACGACCTCAATGGGGTGGAGCGGCCGGTTAGTTTTCCCATCAAGGATCTGGGTGACGCTGAAGCAGAGGTAGTACACTCGTTGGCTAAGTGGAAAAGACTGACGCTGGCTGAGTACAATATTCAGCCTGGCCATGGCATCTACACCGACATGAACGCCATCAGAGCCGACGAGGAGTTGGACAACCTGCATTCGTTGTACGTCGATCAGTGGGACTGGGAGGCGGTTATCACCCCCGAACAGCGCACGCTAACCTTCCTTAAAAATGTGGTTGAGCGCATCTATGCTGCGCTGCTTCGCACCGAATACCTCACTTGCGAGACCTACCCGCAGCTCAAACCTTTCCTCCCCGAGCAAATTCACTTCATCCATAGCGAGGACTTGTTGCGGCAATATCCCGACCTTTCACCCAAAGAGCGTGAAGATGCCATCTGTGAAAAGTATGGCGCAGTGTTTATCATTGGCATCGGAAGCACGCTCAGCAACGGCGAGAAACACGACGGGCGCGCCCCTGACTACGACGACTGGTCTACCGTGACCGATGGCGGTCAGGCGGGACTTAATGGCGACATCCTCATCTGGTATCCTGTGTTGGAGCGTTCCATCGAACTCTCTTCCATGGGAATCCGCGTGGACAAGGAAAGTCTGCTGCGACAGCTACGGCTTTCGGGGCAGGAAGAGCGGCAGCAACTTTACTTCCACCAGCAGTTGCTCAACGACAAGTTGCCATTGAGTATTGGCGGCGGCATTGGGCAAAGCAGGTTGTGCATGGTGCTTTTGCAGAAAGCCCATATCGGCGAGATTCAGGCCAGCATTTGGCCCGATGACATGCGCGAGGCGTGTAACAAGCTGGACATGCGGCTCATTTAG
- a CDS encoding queuosine precursor transporter yields the protein MEQKTQHVSVLFMLFSILFCVCLITANVLETKQIAVGPISLTGGLIVFPISYIINDCVCEVWGYRKARLLIWTGFAMNFFFVMMAALCDLIPGASYWTLGQSFHDIFGLAPRIAFASFIAFLCGSFVNAYVMSKMKISSKGKNFSARAILSTVFGESVDSLIFFPLAFFGVIPTAAILPLMFWQVLFKTAYEILVLPVTIRVVHKLKAHEGEDVYDEGIDYNVLRIFNI from the coding sequence ATGGAACAAAAAACTCAGCACGTTAGTGTGCTATTCATGCTTTTCAGCATCCTTTTTTGTGTTTGCCTGATTACGGCAAACGTGTTGGAAACCAAGCAAATCGCCGTGGGTCCCATCTCGTTGACCGGCGGCCTCATCGTTTTTCCCATCTCGTACATCATCAACGATTGCGTATGTGAGGTATGGGGTTATCGCAAAGCTCGCTTACTCATCTGGACAGGGTTTGCCATGAACTTCTTCTTTGTGATGATGGCAGCATTGTGCGACTTGATTCCCGGAGCCAGCTATTGGACGTTAGGACAGAGCTTCCACGACATTTTCGGACTGGCTCCGCGCATTGCTTTTGCCTCATTCATAGCCTTCTTGTGCGGTTCGTTCGTCAATGCTTACGTCATGAGCAAGATGAAAATCTCGTCAAAGGGTAAGAATTTCTCTGCCCGCGCCATCCTAAGCACGGTCTTTGGTGAGAGTGTCGACTCGCTCATCTTTTTCCCCTTGGCCTTTTTCGGGGTGATACCTACTGCGGCAATCTTACCCTTGATGTTCTGGCAAGTATTGTTCAAGACTGCTTACGAGATTCTGGTATTGCCCGTCACCATCCGCGTTGTCCACAAATTGAAGGCCCACGAGGGCGAGGACGTATACGATGAGGGCATAGACTACAATGTGCTGCGCATCTTCAACATATAA
- the queF gene encoding preQ(1) synthase produces MESTRTEDGLKALGAKTKYQMDYAPEVLETFQNKHPMNDYWVQFNCPEFTSLCPITGQPDFAEIRIAYIPGERMVESKSLKLYLFSFRNHGDFHEDCVNIIMKDLIKLMQPKYIEVTGLFTPRGGISIYPYANYGQPGTKYEALAEQRFANH; encoded by the coding sequence ATGGAAAGTACAAGAACAGAGGATGGCTTAAAGGCTTTGGGAGCGAAAACCAAGTATCAAATGGATTACGCACCCGAGGTGTTGGAAACCTTTCAGAACAAGCATCCCATGAACGATTATTGGGTACAGTTCAACTGTCCCGAGTTTACATCGCTGTGTCCCATCACCGGGCAGCCCGACTTTGCCGAGATACGCATCGCTTACATCCCCGGCGAGCGCATGGTGGAGAGCAAGAGTCTGAAGCTGTATCTATTCTCTTTTCGCAACCATGGCGACTTTCATGAAGACTGCGTGAACATCATCATGAAGGATCTCATCAAACTGATGCAACCCAAATACATAGAGGTAACCGGCCTCTTCACGCCTCGTGGCGGCATCAGCATCTATCCCTACGCCAACTATGGCCAACCAGGAACCAAGTACGAAGCCCTGGCCGAGCAACGCTTTGCGAACCATTAA
- a CDS encoding Gfo/Idh/MocA family protein encodes MKHLNTMIATIVLGCLMLLPDSMSAQFNWKYNIENGKIVTEVPQRPAGQQSALLMRTPKIKAVRVAFVGLGARGTFAVERWTHIPGIQVMALCDYVKEKAENCQKFLKKASMPAADVYFGEYGYKEICKRKDIDLVYIATDWIHHFPVAKCAMENGKHVAIEVPSAMNLHEIWQLIDMSEKYRLHCVMLENCCYDFFELNSLNMAQKGLFGEVIYAQGAYRHYLFSYWDQYWKKDKSNKLGWRLDYNMKYRGDVYPTHGLGPIAQVMNIHRGDRMKTLVAMDTKSFNGKKNVEQISGEPCNQFANGDHTTTLISTEKGKVIEIHHNVMTPQPYNRMYQLTGTEGFANKYPTEGYALSSKNMRQGGVIPSSDNLTAHEYLSKEDKEAVEKVYTNPIVTKYGKVAKEVGGHGGMDFIMDCRLVYCLQNGLPMDIDVYDLAEWCCLAELGAIAMDNGNLPVEVPDFTRGGWNTIKGYSHAFATPEDEAANEAQAKAFTAKLKEKGKRYWEKKDK; translated from the coding sequence ATGAAACATCTAAACACTATGATTGCAACCATTGTTCTTGGATGCCTAATGCTCTTGCCTGACTCTATGTCAGCACAGTTCAACTGGAAGTACAACATCGAAAATGGAAAGATTGTCACTGAAGTACCTCAGCGACCTGCAGGCCAACAGTCGGCTCTGTTGATGCGAACACCAAAAATCAAGGCCGTGCGCGTGGCATTTGTGGGGCTGGGTGCGCGTGGCACCTTTGCCGTAGAGCGCTGGACACACATCCCCGGCATACAGGTCATGGCACTTTGTGATTATGTGAAAGAAAAGGCAGAGAATTGCCAAAAATTCCTGAAGAAGGCCTCGATGCCAGCTGCTGATGTCTATTTCGGAGAGTATGGATACAAGGAAATATGTAAACGCAAGGATATTGACCTTGTTTACATCGCCACCGACTGGATACATCACTTCCCCGTGGCCAAGTGCGCTATGGAGAACGGAAAGCATGTGGCTATCGAGGTACCGTCGGCCATGAACCTGCATGAGATATGGCAGCTCATCGACATGTCCGAAAAGTACAGGCTGCACTGTGTGATGTTGGAGAACTGCTGTTACGATTTCTTTGAGCTGAACTCACTGAACATGGCACAGAAAGGATTGTTTGGGGAGGTGATTTACGCACAGGGAGCATATAGACATTACTTGTTCTCGTACTGGGATCAGTATTGGAAAAAGGACAAGAGCAATAAACTGGGCTGGCGACTGGACTACAACATGAAATACCGTGGCGACGTATATCCGACCCATGGACTGGGACCTATTGCGCAAGTAATGAACATCCATCGCGGTGACAGAATGAAGACCCTGGTAGCAATGGATACCAAGTCGTTTAATGGGAAAAAGAATGTTGAGCAAATAAGCGGCGAGCCTTGTAACCAGTTTGCCAATGGCGATCATACCACAACTTTGATTAGCACTGAGAAAGGAAAGGTCATAGAGATTCATCACAACGTGATGACACCGCAGCCTTACAACAGAATGTACCAGCTAACGGGTACCGAGGGGTTTGCCAACAAATATCCCACCGAGGGCTATGCCCTGTCCTCGAAGAACATGAGACAAGGAGGCGTGATTCCATCTAGTGATAACCTCACTGCGCATGAATATCTTTCCAAGGAGGACAAGGAAGCCGTGGAGAAGGTTTACACAAATCCTATTGTGACGAAATATGGTAAAGTAGCCAAAGAGGTTGGCGGCCATGGCGGCATGGATTTTATCATGGACTGCCGCTTGGTTTATTGCCTACAAAATGGCCTACCAATGGATATTGATGTATACGATTTGGCGGAATGGTGCTGTTTGGCAGAGTTGGGCGCCATTGCCATGGACAATGGTAATCTTCCGGTTGAAGTGCCAGACTTCACAAGAGGTGGTTGGAATACGATCAAAGGCTACTCACATGCCTTTGCAACACCAGAGGATGAGGCCGCCAACGAAGCTCAGGCTAAAGCGTTCACTGCCAAATTGAAGGAAAAAGGCAAGCGCTATTGGGAGAAAAAAGACAAATAA
- a CDS encoding SusC/RagA family TonB-linked outer membrane protein produces the protein MCGFINSKMLACVFAGALLGVPLQMTAQQQKVSLKLNQASLKKTLSEIEKRTQYKFSYRDVTLDGCEPVTIQKKDVTVAALLSEILGARGLEYKWVQPSTIIVSAKVTVRQKNRKESKVTGVVVDTQGNPVIGATVQVPGKNVGTTTDLYGRFMLTVDENDQLEISYIGYQTVRTRARSNMSITLKDDLESLDEVVVVGYGTQRKRDLTGSIARLNGDDLKFDGVSSVSQALGGKAAGLYVRQNSAQPGGGIDILVRGAGSVNAGNDPLYIVDGFPIAKLDQPNGGDKKMDPGTQSILNFLNPNDIESIEVLKDASATSIYGARAANGVVIITTKRGKTGSAKVSYSYDFSYQKYADIYDILSLREWMQVRNDMTLELYMWNNQVTPYGKKTMAEADANPYNGVKLAYPYTASQIATAGEGTDWLGLITRNGCINEHNVNLQGGSDKTQYMLSFNYFDQKGIVRNSGLTRYTLKSNIDQSFLNIFKTGLNLTLTRIENDNTQLGAAEFENSGIIRSAIQMSPEVKAYDAKTGTYPVNPLLPKLPNPYSLLTNTDRGRTNRLIGNVYLEARPLDGLLLRGALGVDHAQLDRKTYQPRTTVNGNANGGVAYIYNTNNDQYLAEATATYHKTLADIHNVNFMVGASYEEFNHDISELGNNNFLTDAFLYNNLDAGTGTKIVKSNATKNKMESYFMRASYVLMDRYLFTGTMRADGASVFAKNKKWGYFPSASVGWLISEEQFLKQTTWLSNLKLRLSWGQTGNADIGTNAFASFMAENAYVNSDYKTEVGVRKGKIENPDLKWETTTEWNFGLDFGFLKGRISGSVDIYQRTISDLLNYRLLNSYQELPKVMSNVGKTQGRGIEFALNTRNIQTKDFSWSTDFTFTKYKDRWKERTPDWKPAIYERVDDPIRPIYSRLYDHILQAGEPVPAAQPDLRPGQIVIKDVDGYQRDAAGNPVTDADGRFMLTGAPDGKIDDADTKLIGSLDPGWLAGLNNVFRYKGFELSFMFNGMFDRKIENPTMAAYGINCSGAIGGGNGLRTNLERWTPTNPSTKYPSAFFSMGRGNYYTWGDFFYQDAWFIRLQNVSLSYQLPQAWLSKIGFISGLRLHASANNLFVITPYDGLDPETDAYVAAYPNARTYSFGVNISF, from the coding sequence ATGTGTGGATTCATTAACTCAAAAATGTTGGCTTGTGTATTTGCCGGTGCTTTATTGGGAGTGCCGCTGCAGATGACCGCCCAACAGCAGAAAGTGTCGCTCAAGCTCAACCAAGCAAGCTTGAAGAAGACATTAAGTGAGATTGAAAAGAGAACTCAGTACAAATTCAGTTACCGTGATGTGACGTTGGATGGCTGCGAGCCGGTCACAATTCAGAAGAAGGATGTGACCGTGGCAGCCTTGCTGTCTGAGATTCTCGGTGCGCGAGGGTTGGAGTACAAGTGGGTTCAACCCTCAACAATTATTGTTTCTGCCAAGGTGACAGTGCGGCAGAAAAATAGGAAAGAATCGAAGGTAACTGGTGTGGTTGTCGACACGCAAGGTAACCCAGTGATTGGTGCTACGGTGCAAGTGCCGGGCAAGAACGTTGGTACAACAACCGATTTGTATGGCAGATTCATGCTGACTGTGGATGAAAACGATCAGCTGGAGATCAGCTATATAGGTTATCAAACGGTTCGTACCCGTGCCAGAAGCAACATGAGCATTACGTTGAAAGATGATTTAGAGTCGCTCGACGAGGTGGTGGTTGTAGGCTATGGTACGCAACGCAAGCGCGACTTGACGGGTTCTATTGCCCGACTGAATGGCGATGATCTGAAGTTTGACGGCGTGTCATCGGTATCGCAAGCGTTGGGTGGCAAGGCGGCCGGTCTGTATGTTCGTCAAAACAGTGCCCAGCCTGGTGGTGGCATCGATATTCTAGTGCGTGGCGCTGGTAGCGTCAATGCGGGCAACGATCCGCTCTACATTGTTGACGGATTCCCCATTGCCAAACTCGACCAGCCCAATGGTGGTGATAAAAAGATGGATCCTGGCACACAGAGCATTCTCAACTTCCTTAATCCGAACGACATCGAGTCAATCGAGGTGTTAAAAGATGCCTCTGCCACCTCCATCTATGGAGCGCGGGCAGCCAATGGCGTGGTCATCATCACGACCAAGCGAGGAAAGACTGGCAGTGCCAAGGTGTCTTATTCTTACGACTTCTCGTACCAGAAATATGCCGACATCTATGACATCCTCTCATTGAGAGAATGGATGCAGGTGCGCAACGATATGACGTTGGAACTCTATATGTGGAACAACCAGGTGACACCTTATGGCAAGAAAACCATGGCCGAGGCAGATGCCAATCCCTACAACGGTGTGAAACTGGCCTATCCGTACACGGCCAGTCAGATTGCGACAGCTGGTGAGGGTACTGATTGGCTGGGACTTATCACGCGCAACGGCTGCATCAATGAGCACAATGTCAACCTGCAGGGCGGTAGTGACAAGACACAGTATATGCTGTCGTTCAACTATTTCGACCAGAAAGGTATTGTGCGAAATTCAGGACTGACGCGCTATACGCTGAAATCCAATATCGACCAGAGCTTCTTGAATATCTTCAAGACGGGCCTGAACCTGACACTCACCCGTATTGAGAATGACAACACGCAGTTGGGGGCTGCCGAGTTTGAGAACTCTGGTATCATCCGGTCGGCCATTCAAATGAGTCCAGAGGTTAAGGCATACGATGCCAAGACAGGCACTTATCCCGTCAATCCTTTATTGCCGAAACTACCCAACCCATACTCATTGCTTACCAACACCGACCGTGGGCGAACTAACCGCCTGATAGGAAACGTGTATCTCGAGGCCCGTCCCTTGGACGGACTGCTGCTTCGCGGTGCATTGGGTGTGGATCATGCGCAGTTAGACCGCAAAACCTATCAACCACGAACCACGGTGAATGGCAATGCTAATGGTGGCGTGGCCTATATCTACAACACCAACAACGACCAATATTTAGCCGAAGCCACGGCTACCTACCACAAAACCTTGGCCGATATCCACAACGTCAACTTCATGGTAGGTGCCTCATACGAGGAGTTTAATCATGACATTTCGGAGCTTGGCAACAACAACTTCCTTACCGATGCCTTCCTTTACAACAATCTGGATGCCGGAACGGGAACGAAGATAGTCAAGTCGAATGCCACAAAGAACAAGATGGAGTCTTACTTCATGCGTGCCTCCTATGTACTCATGGATCGCTATCTCTTTACCGGAACCATGCGTGCCGACGGTGCCAGTGTGTTTGCCAAGAACAAAAAGTGGGGCTATTTCCCCTCAGCTTCCGTTGGCTGGCTGATCAGTGAGGAACAATTCTTGAAGCAAACTACATGGCTCTCCAATTTGAAGTTACGCCTTAGCTGGGGACAAACGGGCAATGCGGACATCGGTACGAACGCTTTCGCCAGTTTCATGGCTGAGAATGCTTACGTCAACAGTGACTACAAAACTGAGGTTGGCGTGAGAAAGGGAAAGATAGAGAACCCTGACCTTAAATGGGAAACAACCACAGAATGGAACTTTGGTCTTGATTTTGGCTTCCTGAAAGGGCGTATCAGTGGCTCTGTCGACATCTACCAGCGTACCATCTCTGACCTGCTCAACTACCGTTTGTTGAATTCCTACCAGGAACTTCCAAAGGTAATGTCGAACGTTGGCAAGACGCAAGGCCGTGGTATCGAGTTCGCACTCAACACTCGGAATATCCAGACGAAGGATTTCAGTTGGTCTACCGACTTTACTTTCACCAAGTATAAAGACCGCTGGAAAGAGCGTACGCCTGACTGGAAACCTGCTATTTATGAACGTGTAGACGACCCCATCCGGCCCATCTATTCGCGCTTGTACGATCATATTCTCCAGGCAGGAGAGCCTGTTCCAGCAGCACAGCCCGACTTGCGGCCCGGTCAGATTGTCATCAAGGATGTTGACGGCTACCAGCGTGATGCCGCTGGCAATCCAGTGACCGATGCTGATGGACGCTTCATGTTGACCGGTGCGCCAGATGGCAAGATTGATGACGCCGATACCAAGCTCATTGGATCGCTTGACCCAGGTTGGTTAGCCGGCCTGAACAACGTGTTTAGGTATAAAGGGTTTGAGTTGTCTTTCATGTTCAATGGTATGTTTGACCGCAAGATAGAGAATCCGACGATGGCAGCTTATGGTATCAATTGTAGTGGCGCGATAGGAGGTGGGAATGGCTTAAGAACCAATTTAGAGCGCTGGACACCGACCAATCCTTCGACCAAGTATCCCAGTGCGTTCTTTAGTATGGGTCGTGGCAATTATTATACCTGGGGCGACTTTTTCTATCAAGACGCATGGTTCATCCGTCTGCAAAACGTGTCGCTGAGCTATCAGCTACCGCAAGCATGGTTGTCCAAGATTGGGTTCATCAGCGGTTTACGTCTGCATGCTTCGGCCAACAACCTGTTCGTCATAACTCCATACGACGGTTTGGATCCAGAGACTGACGCTTACGTGGCAGCTTATCCTAACGCAAGGACTTACAGCTTTGGTGTGAATATATCCTTTTAA
- a CDS encoding TlpA disulfide reductase family protein has protein sequence MKKYLFTAAVALLATAMQAQNAEYVITGTAPANAKMVYYYDNGQFRKTDSATVNNGKFQLNGIKPLNTFITVATDASHSITVINDRTPITVNLNNQGVTGSAQNVQFVALQKQQSKQDEKMMDIYKKYQEIAADMTIEGQTKKATLEKQMEQLQEQQVQDILKFTNTHKTSVTPAYFLGQMFYSLSYNDLVSVLDNTCAYYNHPMMEGAKRQLVSLGKRRPGLQYTDLAMHDTQGKPAKLSQWVGKGNYVLVDFWASWCGPCRQEMPNVVDAYKRYHAAKGFDVVGVSFDSKADAWKKGIADLQLPWHNISDLKGWKCAAAQVYGINSIPSNILVDPSGQIVAHDLRGSKLADKLKEIFGY, from the coding sequence ATGAAAAAGTATTTATTCACAGCAGCAGTTGCTCTGTTAGCCACTGCCATGCAAGCCCAAAATGCGGAATATGTCATTACCGGAACTGCTCCGGCAAACGCAAAGATGGTTTATTATTACGACAATGGACAGTTCAGGAAAACTGACAGCGCAACAGTCAACAACGGTAAATTTCAACTCAATGGAATAAAACCGCTGAACACCTTCATCACTGTGGCAACCGATGCAAGCCATAGCATCACCGTTATCAACGACCGCACGCCCATCACGGTAAACTTGAACAACCAGGGCGTCACTGGATCGGCACAGAATGTGCAGTTTGTTGCCTTGCAAAAGCAACAGAGCAAACAGGATGAGAAAATGATGGACATCTACAAGAAATATCAAGAGATAGCAGCAGACATGACCATTGAAGGACAGACCAAGAAGGCTACGCTTGAGAAACAGATGGAACAATTGCAGGAACAACAGGTGCAAGACATCTTGAAATTTACCAATACGCACAAAACCAGTGTGACTCCGGCATACTTCTTGGGACAGATGTTTTATTCGCTGTCGTACAACGACCTGGTATCTGTACTCGACAATACCTGTGCTTATTACAACCATCCCATGATGGAAGGCGCTAAACGACAGCTCGTTTCGCTGGGTAAGCGTCGGCCGGGCTTGCAGTATACCGACCTGGCTATGCACGATACACAGGGCAAACCTGCCAAACTGAGCCAATGGGTGGGCAAGGGTAACTATGTGTTGGTTGACTTTTGGGCCAGCTGGTGTGGCCCATGCCGACAAGAGATGCCCAACGTGGTGGATGCCTACAAGCGCTATCATGCGGCAAAGGGATTTGACGTGGTGGGCGTGTCGTTCGATTCAAAGGCTGATGCGTGGAAGAAAGGCATCGCTGACTTGCAATTGCCTTGGCACAACATTTCTGACTTGAAAGGCTGGAAGTGTGCTGCCGCCCAGGTTTATGGTATCAATTCCATTCCTTCAAACATCCTGGTAGACCCGTCTGGACAAATTGTTGCACACGACTTGCGCGGTTCCAAGCTGGCCGACAAGCTGAAGGAAATCTTCGGATATTAA